Proteins encoded by one window of Chondromyces crocatus:
- a CDS encoding LodA/GoxA family CTQ-dependent oxidase: protein MKPPTAKPTQASDAPELPAPPCGCDENAVEALVDLFVRYAQGRTVVAGRDPATRPVFLRLHGVAHGTLRIREDLPPELRVGIFAQKSEYEVWVRFSSDVQPGVPDVGGTVGIALKVFDVEGKKILEGEESATTHDFILQNHDVFFVDTAKDMCAFTCQSLNGKLDEYLARHPRTKEVLDAMEKLVPSVLLSPYWSVLPFKFGEGAFVKYKLTPEKAPPGSGDPPDVDDPFYLRADLHARMKQGEARFQLLIQRQTSEQEMPTDEATRPWSEEKSPPVHVATLILPQQDLGTRGQATYGENLAFNTWHALPEHAPVGSLALARKAVYQASARVRRNVNGVPVGEPVEPRALSWCAGLEGAEQEGKKTKSKSACPGGDYPPAKDTKIVRAAIHPAIGVARVGNSASGIFYGPEVTTPPGEGPLEHRDDEGALKRQAARFRIYGYNAAGELIRELTADWADITWTVHVANRKASWYRWQLSLDIPEAASVALPLRNASVEGPARDVLTIDGGARSIRGKEQRGEATQFRGKFQEEEVYLGELRTDEAGRLVFLGGHGKSASPEGKPIYIPSDEDSFINADGWYDDTSDGPVTAEVRIEGQRIPVEPAWVVTAPPNYAPTVTAVRTLYDLMFDLYVQNEWLRLPAQVSFQRDVYPILQRLTEHQWVNQGFATQFGWGGANHFEDPEYVQKLAAKPAEGEYDIYGELRRQVLQAFRDPGQANGDQLPWPWLYGDAMEVPAGESPRQNAAVSPTQYRVLELWAAGDFVADWDPQRELPREIEQVPLAEQPAMLDRAALDACLADAFHPGCELTWPMRHLSMYSAPFRIRQRPSGEPEPDHGATLTQAVVLSSAGPLHAQGPGDLTRWMGLPWQADTAYCRSGYDPDYDPFVPSFWPARVPNHVLTPAAYEKVMNPRLPREERLAAFARRASWVAPLKGTTVEQMEQMVEVFGGMGLVELRRGVEGDRDFPPVMGVASFGKGVEPPTPGVLPMAEPLGVPGGRRLPREVLRRRAVQEAGWGSEEALRHAPLPVRLPKKT from the coding sequence ATGAAGCCACCCACAGCGAAGCCGACGCAAGCGTCGGACGCGCCGGAGCTGCCGGCGCCGCCTTGCGGTTGCGATGAGAATGCCGTCGAGGCTCTGGTCGACCTCTTCGTGCGGTACGCGCAGGGGAGGACGGTGGTCGCCGGGCGGGACCCTGCGACCCGTCCCGTGTTCCTGCGCCTCCACGGTGTCGCGCATGGCACGCTGCGCATCCGGGAGGATCTGCCCCCGGAGCTGCGTGTGGGGATCTTTGCGCAGAAGTCGGAGTACGAGGTCTGGGTGCGCTTCTCCAGCGACGTTCAGCCTGGTGTGCCCGATGTGGGCGGCACGGTGGGGATTGCGCTGAAGGTGTTCGACGTCGAAGGGAAGAAGATCCTGGAGGGCGAAGAGAGCGCGACGACGCACGATTTCATTCTCCAGAACCACGATGTGTTCTTCGTCGATACCGCGAAGGACATGTGCGCGTTCACCTGCCAGTCGTTGAATGGAAAGCTCGACGAGTACCTGGCGCGGCACCCACGGACGAAAGAGGTGCTGGACGCGATGGAGAAGCTGGTTCCATCGGTGCTGCTGTCACCCTACTGGAGCGTGCTGCCGTTCAAGTTCGGCGAGGGCGCGTTCGTGAAGTACAAGCTCACGCCGGAGAAGGCGCCGCCAGGGTCGGGAGACCCGCCGGACGTGGACGACCCGTTCTATCTGCGAGCCGATCTTCACGCGCGGATGAAGCAAGGGGAGGCGCGCTTCCAGCTGCTCATCCAGCGTCAGACCAGCGAGCAGGAGATGCCGACGGATGAGGCGACGAGGCCGTGGAGCGAGGAGAAGAGCCCGCCCGTCCATGTGGCGACGCTGATTCTCCCGCAGCAGGATCTGGGAACGCGCGGGCAGGCCACTTACGGGGAGAACCTGGCGTTCAACACATGGCACGCCCTGCCCGAGCACGCCCCCGTGGGTAGCCTGGCGCTGGCCCGGAAGGCCGTCTATCAGGCCTCGGCGCGGGTCCGGCGCAACGTGAACGGCGTGCCCGTGGGCGAGCCGGTCGAACCGCGGGCGCTCTCGTGGTGCGCAGGGCTCGAGGGCGCCGAGCAGGAGGGGAAGAAGACGAAGTCGAAATCAGCGTGCCCGGGAGGTGACTATCCACCCGCGAAGGACACGAAGATCGTGCGGGCTGCGATTCATCCGGCGATCGGGGTGGCGAGGGTCGGCAACAGCGCGTCCGGCATCTTCTACGGGCCGGAGGTGACGACGCCGCCGGGAGAAGGGCCCCTCGAGCATCGCGACGACGAGGGGGCCCTGAAGCGGCAGGCGGCGCGGTTCCGCATCTATGGCTACAACGCGGCCGGGGAGCTGATCCGTGAGCTGACCGCGGACTGGGCCGACATCACGTGGACGGTCCACGTCGCGAACCGGAAGGCGAGCTGGTACCGGTGGCAGCTTTCGCTGGATATCCCGGAGGCGGCGTCGGTGGCGCTGCCGCTGCGCAATGCTTCGGTGGAGGGGCCAGCGCGCGACGTGTTGACCATCGACGGGGGGGCGCGTTCCATCCGTGGCAAGGAGCAAAGAGGGGAGGCCACGCAGTTCCGGGGGAAGTTTCAGGAGGAAGAGGTCTACCTCGGTGAGTTGAGGACCGACGAGGCGGGGCGCCTCGTCTTTCTCGGGGGTCATGGCAAGTCGGCGTCGCCGGAGGGGAAGCCCATCTACATTCCGTCGGACGAGGACAGCTTCATCAATGCCGATGGCTGGTACGACGATACGTCCGATGGTCCCGTGACGGCCGAGGTGCGCATCGAGGGGCAGCGCATCCCCGTGGAGCCAGCCTGGGTGGTGACTGCGCCGCCCAACTATGCGCCGACGGTGACCGCGGTGCGCACGCTGTACGATCTGATGTTCGATCTGTACGTGCAAAACGAGTGGCTCCGTCTTCCGGCGCAGGTGTCGTTCCAGCGGGATGTGTACCCGATCCTGCAGCGATTGACGGAGCATCAGTGGGTCAACCAGGGGTTCGCGACCCAGTTCGGGTGGGGTGGAGCGAACCATTTCGAGGATCCCGAGTACGTGCAGAAGCTGGCGGCGAAGCCTGCTGAAGGTGAATACGACATCTATGGTGAGCTGCGTCGGCAGGTGCTCCAGGCGTTCCGCGATCCGGGGCAGGCGAATGGGGATCAGCTCCCGTGGCCCTGGCTCTATGGCGACGCGATGGAGGTGCCCGCTGGTGAGTCTCCGCGTCAGAATGCGGCGGTCTCGCCGACCCAGTACCGCGTCCTCGAGTTGTGGGCCGCCGGTGATTTCGTGGCCGACTGGGATCCGCAGCGAGAGCTGCCACGGGAAATCGAGCAGGTGCCGCTCGCAGAGCAGCCCGCGATGCTCGATCGGGCGGCGCTCGATGCCTGTCTCGCTGACGCCTTCCATCCTGGCTGCGAGCTGACCTGGCCGATGCGGCACCTCTCGATGTATTCGGCGCCATTCCGTATTCGACAGCGGCCGTCTGGAGAGCCCGAGCCGGATCACGGCGCGACGCTGACCCAGGCGGTGGTCCTGTCGTCTGCAGGGCCCTTGCATGCACAAGGGCCGGGGGACCTGACGCGCTGGATGGGGCTCCCGTGGCAGGCGGACACCGCGTACTGCCGCTCCGGCTACGATCCGGACTACGACCCGTTCGTCCCTTCCTTCTGGCCCGCGCGGGTGCCGAACCATGTGCTGACACCAGCGGCGTACGAGAAGGTCATGAACCCGAGGCTGCCACGGGAGGAGCGCCTCGCCGCCTTCGCGCGCCGCGCGTCCTGGGTGGCGCCGTTGAAGGGGACGACGGTCGAGCAGATGGAGCAGATGGTCGAGGTGTTCGGAGGGATGGGTCTGGTGGAGCTGAGGAGAGGGGTCGAGGGGGACCGCGATTTCCCACCGGTCATGGGCGTGGCCTCCTTCGGGAAGGGCGTGGAGCCGCCGACGCCGGGCGTGCTGCCGATGGCGGAGCCGCTGGGCGTGCCCGGAGGGCGGAGGCTCCCGCGTGAGGTGCTGAGGCGACGCGCGGTGCAGGAGGCTGGCTGGGGCTCCGAGGAGGCGCTGCGGCATGCGCCACTCCCCGTGCGGTTGCCGAAGAAGACGTGA
- a CDS encoding glycoside hydrolase family 16 protein produces the protein MTRKHDLSKIFPICLLAFLPGCAVEIAEPTEEDLVVGEAISELEYSPGAGWNLAWSDEFNGTSLNSANWNVLTSNWDPVTNNCNFGTGELEFPRAQNVSVSGGKLILSAQRTGDNPRHANCSGFAPRSFYSGRIHTKGKVERRYGKIIASIKIPSGYGMWPAFWTLGANISSVGWPASGEIDILEWHSNSPTWMQSAAHWFNGTDRHWGTGASGGYNLADSFHLYEVEWTSSNMTFRLDGNIVANNVYTHNESEFQQPHYILLNLAIGGNWYGDPSPASIDLPSGVTKTMEVEWVRWYERGTTSGPTLVNPSFESGLTGWTTWSPNGTAHAAVSETYNGAHAGAYHLTHWTNGTPFEAWTYQVASGLSSGNYRVRAWVRKGGPFNFAYLQAKTCGSCTPVTTSLGTYGGWTQVETPIINVTGGTLELGFHSNSPGNGASFIHMDSVQIIKL, from the coding sequence ATGACGAGAAAACACGATCTCTCAAAGATTTTTCCGATCTGTCTCCTCGCATTCCTGCCGGGATGCGCGGTCGAAATCGCCGAACCGACCGAGGAAGACCTCGTCGTCGGCGAGGCCATCTCCGAGCTGGAATACAGCCCCGGTGCAGGGTGGAATCTCGCTTGGTCGGACGAGTTCAATGGCACCAGCTTGAACAGCGCCAACTGGAATGTGCTGACCAGCAACTGGGACCCGGTCACCAACAACTGCAACTTCGGCACGGGTGAGCTGGAGTTTCCGCGAGCCCAGAACGTCAGCGTGAGCGGCGGAAAGCTCATCCTCTCGGCGCAGCGCACCGGCGACAACCCCCGACACGCGAACTGCAGCGGCTTCGCGCCGCGCTCGTTCTATTCGGGCCGGATTCATACCAAGGGCAAGGTCGAGCGCCGCTATGGCAAGATCATCGCCAGCATCAAGATCCCGTCCGGGTATGGCATGTGGCCGGCGTTCTGGACCCTCGGCGCCAACATCTCCAGCGTCGGATGGCCTGCCAGCGGCGAGATCGACATCCTCGAATGGCACTCCAACTCGCCGACCTGGATGCAGTCCGCCGCCCACTGGTTCAACGGAACGGATCGCCACTGGGGCACGGGCGCCAGCGGCGGTTACAACCTCGCCGACTCGTTCCACCTCTACGAGGTGGAGTGGACGTCGAGCAACATGACCTTCCGGCTCGACGGCAACATCGTCGCCAACAACGTCTACACCCACAACGAGAGCGAGTTCCAGCAGCCCCACTACATCCTGCTGAACCTCGCCATCGGCGGGAACTGGTACGGCGATCCCAGCCCCGCCAGCATCGACCTCCCCTCGGGCGTGACCAAGACGATGGAGGTGGAGTGGGTGCGCTGGTACGAGCGCGGAACCACCTCGGGCCCCACCCTCGTCAACCCCAGCTTCGAGTCCGGCCTGACCGGGTGGACCACCTGGAGCCCCAACGGCACCGCCCACGCAGCCGTCTCCGAGACGTACAACGGCGCGCACGCCGGCGCGTACCACCTCACCCACTGGACCAACGGAACCCCCTTCGAGGCGTGGACGTACCAGGTGGCCAGTGGCCTGTCCTCGGGCAACTACAGGGTCCGGGCGTGGGTGCGGAAGGGAGGCCCCTTCAACTTCGCGTACCTCCAGGCCAAGACCTGCGGCTCGTGCACCCCCGTCACCACGTCCCTCGGCACCTACGGCGGCTGGACGCAGGTCGAGACGCCCATCATCAACGTCACCGGAGGGACCCTGGAGCTCGGCTTCCACTCGAACTCTCCAGGCAACGGCGCCAGCTTCATCCACATGGACAGCGTCCAGATCATCAAGCTCTGA
- a CDS encoding HTTM domain-containing protein, whose protein sequence is MSSTEITEPTTSERNAAPPTSAGREGFWAQWQAYLFTEVDGASLAVFRVVFSGLIAWEVVRYFANHRIQRYYMEPQFFFSYVDFIKPWGGQGMIWHFIVLGVCAALCAVGLFYRVAAAICGAALTYVFLLDKTEYLNHLYLCSLLGLLLAFIPAHRVGSLDRLWALRRAERSGTAPPGEGVPRWALLLLRLQVALVYFFGGIAKINGDWLAGRPLDMWLPARAHMPIIGPILAQPGIPLAVAHAGLLIDLSVPFLLFSRRGLPWGIAIATLFHLANAIIFKIGIFPFVMIGALALFPDPSWPRRLLRQPPAVLHEGPRVPRSVPRRLILVALHGYLLLQFVMPLRHWRHPGDVAWNELGHRFSWRMKLRNKKVKKLQIYMVDPETGAREKVDPKALLTQRQVREMGTKPDMLVDFAHLIADRQQAAVGVRPIVRAKVQVSLNGHPPASLVDPKEDLASVPRGFVRP, encoded by the coding sequence ATGTCCTCGACCGAGATCACGGAGCCGACGACCTCCGAGAGGAACGCCGCGCCTCCCACGTCTGCTGGGCGTGAGGGGTTCTGGGCGCAGTGGCAGGCCTACCTCTTCACCGAGGTCGACGGCGCTTCGCTGGCCGTGTTTCGCGTCGTCTTCAGCGGGCTCATTGCGTGGGAGGTGGTCCGCTACTTCGCGAACCACCGCATCCAGCGCTACTACATGGAGCCGCAGTTCTTCTTCAGCTACGTCGACTTCATCAAGCCCTGGGGCGGCCAGGGGATGATCTGGCACTTCATCGTGCTCGGTGTCTGCGCAGCCCTCTGCGCCGTGGGCCTGTTTTACCGGGTGGCGGCGGCGATCTGCGGCGCCGCGCTGACCTACGTCTTCCTGCTCGACAAGACCGAGTACCTCAACCACCTCTACCTGTGCAGCCTGCTTGGCCTGCTCCTGGCGTTCATTCCGGCGCACCGGGTCGGCTCGCTGGATCGCCTCTGGGCGCTGCGCCGCGCCGAGCGTTCGGGAACCGCACCGCCGGGGGAAGGCGTGCCCCGCTGGGCGCTCTTGCTCCTGCGTCTCCAGGTCGCGCTGGTCTACTTCTTCGGAGGTATCGCCAAGATCAACGGCGACTGGCTCGCCGGGCGGCCGCTGGACATGTGGCTGCCGGCGCGCGCGCACATGCCGATCATCGGCCCCATCCTGGCGCAGCCGGGGATCCCACTCGCGGTGGCTCATGCCGGGCTGCTGATCGATCTCTCGGTGCCGTTCTTGCTGTTCTCCAGGCGTGGGCTGCCCTGGGGCATCGCCATCGCGACGCTCTTCCATCTGGCGAACGCCATCATCTTCAAGATCGGCATTTTCCCGTTCGTGATGATCGGCGCCCTGGCGCTGTTCCCCGATCCGAGCTGGCCACGCCGGCTCCTGAGGCAGCCCCCCGCGGTGCTCCACGAGGGGCCTCGTGTGCCCCGAAGCGTTCCTCGCAGGCTGATCCTCGTGGCGCTCCACGGGTACCTGCTGTTGCAGTTCGTGATGCCGTTGCGGCACTGGCGGCACCCCGGTGACGTGGCGTGGAACGAGCTGGGGCACCGGTTCTCGTGGCGGATGAAGCTGCGGAACAAGAAGGTGAAGAAGCTCCAGATCTACATGGTCGATCCGGAGACGGGAGCGCGGGAGAAGGTCGACCCGAAAGCTCTGCTGACCCAGCGGCAAGTGCGTGAGATGGGAACGAAGCCGGACATGCTGGTCGATTTCGCGCACCTGATCGCGGACCGACAGCAAGCGGCGGTGGGCGTGCGACCGATCGTGAGGGCGAAGGTACAGGTCTCGCTGAACGGGCATCCGCCAGCGTCGCTGGTGGATCCAAAGGAGGATCTCGCCTCGGTGCCGCGCGGTTTCGTGCGCCCCTGA
- a CDS encoding lamin tail domain-containing protein produces MMLERALIATLLATTLAFVGCSDDSGSTTGGNTVTDTITNTSTNTDTDTDTDTDTGGPGSGAVVINEVSATPKAIPYGDWVELHNGGDTPFNLSGYGLADTDNTSGGPKLGGKELRFPQGTVIEPGAFLLVIADQDIANGPGPHTTCGSHAATCFYAEWGATDDGESIYLVDGNDDIVDQTTYPSLGTDGTQTWGRLPDATGDFALTSPTPGASNGAP; encoded by the coding sequence ATGATGCTAGAGAGAGCTTTGATCGCGACCCTCCTTGCCACGACGCTGGCGTTCGTCGGCTGCTCGGACGACTCCGGGAGCACCACCGGCGGGAATACCGTCACCGACACCATCACCAACACCAGCACGAACACCGATACGGACACGGATACCGACACCGACACGGGCGGCCCCGGATCCGGAGCGGTGGTGATCAACGAGGTGTCGGCGACCCCCAAGGCGATCCCCTACGGTGACTGGGTCGAGCTGCACAACGGTGGCGACACGCCGTTCAATCTCTCCGGCTACGGCCTCGCAGACACGGACAACACCTCGGGTGGGCCGAAGCTCGGCGGCAAGGAACTCCGCTTCCCCCAGGGTACGGTGATCGAGCCGGGCGCTTTCCTCCTCGTGATCGCCGATCAGGACATCGCCAACGGCCCGGGCCCCCACACGACCTGCGGCTCGCACGCGGCCACCTGCTTCTACGCCGAGTGGGGCGCCACCGACGATGGCGAGAGCATCTACCTGGTCGACGGAAACGACGACATCGTCGATCAGACCACCTACCCCTCCCTCGGCACCGACGGCACCCAGACCTGGGGCCGCCTCCCCGACGCCACGGGTGACTTCGCGCTCACCTCGCCCACCCCTGGCGCTTCCAACGGAGCGCCCTGA
- a CDS encoding AAA family ATPase, which translates to MPFVPALGQTDFRALRADGAGYVDKTASIAQFLAAPTQVIQFTRPRRFGKTLFLSTLACFLEQRTEDLSHLFHDLAVWHDASARAHFQQHPVLFLSFKDVKARSHAATLQGIALVIQKLYRRTATCSTAAHCIPTKRAPSSAS; encoded by the coding sequence ATGCCGTTCGTCCCCGCCCTCGGCCAGACCGACTTCCGTGCCCTTCGCGCGGACGGGGCGGGCTACGTCGACAAGACCGCCTCCATCGCCCAGTTCCTCGCCGCTCCGACTCAGGTCATCCAGTTCACGCGGCCGAGGCGCTTCGGCAAGACCCTCTTCCTCTCCACCCTCGCCTGCTTCCTGGAGCAGCGCACCGAAGACCTCTCTCACCTCTTCCATGATCTCGCCGTGTGGCACGACGCCTCGGCCCGCGCCCATTTCCAGCAGCACCCCGTCCTCTTCCTCTCCTTCAAGGACGTGAAGGCCCGCTCCCATGCGGCCACCCTCCAGGGCATCGCGCTGGTCATCCAGAAGCTGTACCGACGCACCGCGACCTGCTCGACAGCAGCGCACTGCATCCCGACGAAGCGCGCTCCTTCGAGCGCATCCTGA
- a CDS encoding cytochrome P450 — protein MNTDRDEQVREYPFRAPGPLEPAEEWAPLRKGCPVAHVRLPSGDQAVLLTRYDDVRQVLSDPRFTHNLSAEGAARTTANEAGGVFERQEASMLTDADRHQRWRRMIMKSFTVKHISAMQQRIEAMADQLIDDMVKQGPPLDLASALGFPLPVWVICELLGIPGVDRDKLAYWSNTMLSVTQYGQQEIDAAQAEFKAYLTAHIVAKRANPGDDLLSELLAAGDEGQGLSDMELLLTAQGLLVAGHETTSNMIGKMVAMLLSDRRRWEQLLADPSLVRTAVEEVLRFDANAGFGLPRFITEDIEVAGQTLPRGTTVICAMASANRDERTFAEAEEMNLARSPNAHLTFGAGPHSCLGQTLARTELQTVLRVLLRRLPTLALAVPTEALSRRAGLLVGGLEQVLVRW, from the coding sequence ATGAACACCGACCGTGACGAGCAAGTCCGCGAGTACCCCTTCCGCGCGCCTGGCCCCCTCGAGCCCGCCGAGGAGTGGGCTCCCCTGCGAAAGGGATGCCCCGTCGCCCATGTGCGGCTGCCCAGCGGCGACCAGGCGGTGCTGCTCACCCGCTACGACGACGTCCGCCAGGTCCTCTCCGACCCGCGCTTCACCCACAACCTCTCGGCCGAAGGTGCAGCCAGGACCACGGCCAACGAGGCGGGCGGCGTCTTCGAGCGCCAGGAAGCGTCGATGTTGACCGACGCCGACCGGCACCAGCGATGGCGCCGCATGATCATGAAGTCGTTCACCGTGAAGCACATCTCGGCCATGCAGCAGCGGATCGAGGCCATGGCCGACCAGCTCATCGACGACATGGTGAAGCAAGGTCCCCCGCTCGATCTCGCCAGCGCCCTCGGCTTCCCCTTGCCCGTGTGGGTCATCTGCGAGCTGCTCGGGATCCCCGGCGTCGACCGGGACAAGCTCGCCTACTGGTCGAACACCATGCTCAGCGTCACCCAGTACGGCCAGCAGGAGATCGACGCCGCACAGGCCGAGTTCAAGGCGTACCTGACCGCGCACATCGTCGCGAAACGCGCGAACCCCGGGGACGACTTGCTGAGCGAGCTGCTCGCGGCGGGCGACGAGGGCCAGGGGCTCTCCGACATGGAGCTGCTGCTCACGGCGCAAGGCCTCCTGGTCGCCGGCCACGAGACCACCTCGAACATGATCGGGAAGATGGTCGCGATGCTCCTCTCGGACCGCCGGCGCTGGGAGCAGCTCCTCGCGGACCCGTCCCTCGTGCGCACCGCCGTGGAGGAGGTGCTGCGCTTCGACGCCAACGCCGGCTTCGGGCTGCCCCGGTTCATCACCGAGGACATCGAGGTCGCGGGCCAGACGCTCCCCCGCGGCACGACGGTCATCTGCGCCATGGCCTCGGCCAACCGCGACGAGCGCACCTTCGCCGAGGCCGAGGAGATGAACCTCGCCCGCTCCCCGAACGCGCACCTCACGTTCGGCGCCGGCCCGCACTCCTGCCTGGGCCAGACCCTGGCGCGCACCGAGCTGCAGACGGTGCTGCGCGTGCTCCTGCGCCGGCTCCCCACCCTGGCGCTCGCCGTCCCGACCGAGGCCCTGTCGCGCCGCGCAGGGCTCCTCGTCGGCGGCCTGGAGCAGGTGTTGGTACGCTGGTGA
- a CDS encoding TetR family transcriptional regulator, which yields MSSSRPRQAAHANETREFIITTAERLFAEEGVTAVSNRQVSESAGQANNFAVGYHFGTKADLVLAIVRRHTPAIEQRRVEMLAAIAGSSDLRDWLGCLVRPLTDHLASLGSPSWYARFIAQATTEPAYRQIVIAETVISTSLQEIIEGVSRLMPVLPDDVRTERSDMSRQLIVHTCAERERALQEGTATPRATWEAAAVGLIDALVGLWRAPFTPTGETKHGRERPRK from the coding sequence ATGTCCAGCTCGAGGCCCAGGCAGGCAGCGCACGCGAACGAGACCCGCGAGTTCATCATCACCACGGCGGAACGCCTCTTCGCCGAGGAAGGCGTGACGGCCGTCTCGAACCGCCAGGTGAGTGAGTCCGCGGGACAGGCGAACAACTTCGCCGTCGGTTACCACTTCGGAACGAAGGCCGACCTCGTCCTCGCCATCGTGCGCCGTCACACCCCGGCCATCGAGCAACGACGTGTCGAGATGCTCGCGGCGATCGCAGGCTCGTCCGACCTGCGCGACTGGCTCGGCTGTCTGGTGCGACCACTGACCGACCATCTCGCCTCGCTGGGGAGCCCGAGCTGGTATGCGCGCTTCATCGCCCAGGCGACGACCGAGCCCGCGTACCGGCAGATCGTGATCGCCGAGACGGTCATCTCGACGTCGCTGCAGGAGATCATCGAGGGGGTCTCCCGGCTCATGCCGGTCCTCCCGGACGACGTACGAACGGAGCGCAGTGACATGAGCCGGCAGCTCATCGTGCACACCTGCGCCGAACGCGAGCGGGCGCTGCAAGAAGGCACCGCCACCCCGCGCGCGACCTGGGAAGCCGCCGCGGTCGGGCTGATCGACGCCCTGGTCGGCCTGTGGCGAGCCCCCTTCACCCCGACGGGTGAGACCAAGCACGGGCGAGAACGACCAAGGAAGTGA
- a CDS encoding ferredoxin produces the protein MRVIVDLPKCCGAGQCVLIAPQVFDQQDDGIVILLDEAPPKEFHAATREAASVCPGAAIQLEEDA, from the coding sequence ATGCGCGTGATCGTGGACCTTCCGAAATGCTGTGGCGCCGGCCAGTGCGTGCTGATCGCCCCCCAGGTGTTCGACCAGCAAGACGATGGCATCGTGATCCTGCTCGACGAGGCGCCCCCGAAAGAGTTCCACGCGGCGACCCGTGAGGCCGCGAGCGTGTGCCCGGGCGCCGCCATCCAGCTCGAAGAGGACGCTTGA
- a CDS encoding NAD(P)/FAD-dependent oxidoreductase produces MNPSSVLVVGASVGGLAVAEGLRREGYEGALTLLGAEQHLPYDRPPLSKKVLSGALAPAQTQLRPEAALERLGAALVLGDPAVRLDVTAREVTTAAGRHLRADVLVLALGLQPRRLPGDALAGVHVLRTLDDAIALRAALLTGPRVVVVGDGVLGTEIAATARSMGLDVTLVGPQPAPLANQLGLRVGGVLARLHEGHGVVLRLGVGVDDLLGTEGRVSGVRLASGEVLPADVVVVAMGSRPAIGWLEGSGLPLADGIVCDARCKAADGIYAVGDVAWWHHEGLGTGMRLENRTNAVEQGIAVAGNILGKDRPYTPVPYYWTDQFDVKIQVHGLLSGHTDVAIVEGDPARGQFVALYGRHGQVTGVLGWNMMKQARQFRPHVVERTAWNDVVPATRSVTLADGPSTKTVAI; encoded by the coding sequence TTGAACCCCTCGAGCGTGCTCGTCGTCGGCGCCTCCGTCGGTGGCCTCGCCGTCGCCGAGGGCCTGCGGCGCGAGGGGTACGAAGGCGCACTGACGCTGCTCGGCGCGGAGCAGCACCTGCCCTACGACCGGCCACCGCTCTCGAAGAAGGTGCTGTCCGGCGCCCTCGCGCCCGCGCAGACCCAGCTCCGTCCCGAAGCTGCCCTCGAGCGGCTCGGCGCGGCGCTGGTCCTCGGCGATCCGGCCGTTCGCCTCGACGTCACCGCCCGCGAGGTGACGACCGCCGCGGGGCGTCACCTGCGCGCCGACGTCCTGGTGCTGGCCCTCGGCCTCCAGCCGCGCCGCCTGCCCGGAGACGCGCTGGCCGGCGTCCACGTCCTGCGCACCCTGGACGACGCCATCGCCCTGCGCGCCGCGCTGCTCACCGGCCCCCGCGTGGTCGTCGTGGGCGACGGCGTGCTCGGCACCGAGATCGCCGCGACCGCGCGCAGCATGGGCCTCGACGTCACCCTGGTCGGCCCGCAACCGGCCCCGCTCGCGAACCAGCTCGGCCTGCGGGTCGGTGGGGTCCTCGCGCGCCTGCACGAAGGTCACGGCGTCGTGCTCCGCCTCGGAGTCGGCGTCGACGATCTGCTCGGTACCGAGGGACGGGTCTCGGGCGTCCGTCTGGCCAGCGGCGAGGTCCTGCCCGCCGACGTCGTCGTCGTGGCCATGGGCTCCCGCCCCGCCATCGGATGGCTCGAAGGCAGCGGTCTCCCCCTCGCCGACGGGATCGTGTGCGACGCCCGGTGCAAGGCCGCGGACGGCATCTACGCCGTGGGTGACGTCGCCTGGTGGCACCACGAGGGCCTGGGCACGGGGATGCGCCTGGAAAACCGGACCAACGCCGTCGAGCAGGGCATCGCCGTCGCAGGAAACATCCTCGGCAAAGACCGGCCCTACACGCCGGTGCCTTACTACTGGACCGATCAGTTCGACGTGAAGATCCAGGTCCACGGCCTCCTGTCCGGCCACACGGACGTCGCCATCGTGGAGGGAGATCCCGCGCGCGGCCAGTTCGTCGCGCTCTACGGCCGCCACGGCCAGGTGACCGGCGTGCTGGGGTGGAACATGATGAAGCAGGCCCGCCAGTTCCGGCCGCACGTGGTGGAACGAACGGCCTGGAACGACGTGGTTCCTGCAACCCGAAGCGTGACGCTGGCCGACGGCCCGTCGACGAAGACGGTGGCCATCTAG